A window of Candidatus Angelobacter sp. genomic DNA:
GGGTGACTTTTATCACCGCTGTTAAACTCAGGCTATCACCTGCAATAGGGTACGAGGCTACGGAGACTCTTGGATGCCCGGAAGCGGCCTGAGTCCGCGACAACTTTGGCTAACGTCCAGCGATCATGCACCGCCAGCTTCTCATACACGTGCTTCACATGCGCGTGTACCGTGT
This region includes:
- a CDS encoding LuxR C-terminal-related transcriptional regulator, whose translation is MRLKYQGIHLTTREWEVTELWAARFTEKEIANQLHISRHTVHAHVKHVYEKLAVHDRWTLAKVVADSGRFRASKSLRSLVPYCR